A window of Hyperolius riggenbachi isolate aHypRig1 chromosome 1, aHypRig1.pri, whole genome shotgun sequence contains these coding sequences:
- the LOC137528220 gene encoding speedy protein 1-B-like — protein MATRPPKTPEGARKRPAPEEAGEGTSSASWSFVVPPKKRWKEWMARSQQPVEEPRISLKPEEWTAFCALVEEDYILQFLAWERCYKISDRYLLAVVLAYFLCAGLKTEEYGKYFFPALFLANQMEEEEPDFRVQIYPWALGSTWQTRRSKLHQRRNELLLKLHFRARVSKETCDQLMEEHPDFWLWQRNRLQHHGWAIRYAKRYLEEVAVFPPGRGFRPCALCHYHYFHLCCRGGPEESTGQAAEDA, from the exons ACCTCCCAAGACACCAGAGGGGGCGAGGAAGCGTCCGGCACCAGAGGAGGCTGGAGAAGGAACATC ATCAGCCTCCTGGTCCTTTGTGGTGCCACCAAAGAAGCGGTGGAAGGAGTGGATGGCCCGCTCGCAGCAGCCGGTGGAGGAGCCCAGGATCTCCCTGAAGCCGGAGGAGTGGACCGCATTTTGTGCCTTGGTGGAGGAGGATTACATCCTTCAGTTCCTGGCCTGGGAACGGTGCTATAAAATCTCCGACAGGTACCTCTTGGCCGTGGTGCTTGCGTACTTCCTCTGCGCAGGCCTGAAGACGGAGGAGTACGGGAAATACTTCTTCCCAGCCCT GTTCCTTGCCAaccagatggaggaggaagagccaGACTTCCGAGTCCAGATCTACCCCTGGGCCCTTGGATCCACATGGCAGACCAGGAGGTCCAAGCTGCACCAGCGCCGGAATGAGCTCCTTCTGAAGCTCCACTTCAGGGCCCGGGTGTCTAAAGAGACCTGTGACCAG CTGATGGAGGAACATCCGGACTTCTGGCTCTGGCAGAGGAACCGTCTGCAGCACCACGGCTGGGCGATCCGTTATGCCAAGAGGTACCTGGAGGAGGTGgccgttttccccccaggccgtgGATTCCGACCTTGCGCACTGTGCCACTACCACTATTTCCATCTGTGCTGCAGGGGAGGTCCTGAGGAATCCACCGGCCAGGCTGCAGAAGACGCCTAG
- the LOC137528213 gene encoding speedy protein 1-B-like, with the protein MAIRPPKTPEGARKRPAPEEAGEGTSSASWSFVVPPKKRWKEWMARSQQPVEEPRISLKPEEWTAFCALVEEDYILQFLAWERCYKISDRYLLAVVLAYFLRAGLKTEEYGKYFFPALFLANQMEEEEPDFRVQIYPWALGSTWPTRKSKLHQRRNELLLKLHFRARVSKETCDQLMEEHPDFWLWQRNRLQHHGWAIRYAKRYLEEVAVFPPGRGFRPCALCHYHYFHLCCRGGPEESTGQAAEDA; encoded by the exons ATGGCCATAAG ACCTCCCAAGACACCAGAGGGGGCGAGGAAGCGTCCGGCACCAGAGGAGGCTGGAGAAGGAACATC ATCAGCCTCCTGGTCCTTTGTGGTGCCACCAAAGAAGCGGTGGAAGGAGTGGATGGCCCGCTCGCAGCAGCCGGTGGAGGAGCCCAGGATCTCCCTGAAGCCGGAGGAGTGGACCGCATTTTGCGCCTTGGTGGAGGAGGATTACATCCTTCAGTTCCTGGCCTGGGAACGGTGCTATAAAATCTCCGACAGGTACCTCTTGGCCGTGGTGCTTGCGTACTTCCTCCGCGCAGGCTTGAAGACGGAGGAGTACGGGAAATACTTCTTCCCAGCCCT GTTCCTTGCCAaccagatggaggaggaagagccaGACTTCCGAGTCCAGATCTACCCCTGGGCCCTTGGATCCACATGGCCGACCAGGAAGTCCAAGCTGCACCAGCGCCGGAATGAGCTCCTTCTGAAGCTCCACTTCAGGGCCCGGGTGTCTAAAGAGACCTGTGACCAG CTGATGGAGGAACATCCGGACTTCTGGCTCTGGCAGAGGAACCGTCTGCAGCACCACGGCTGGGCAATCCGTTATGCCAAGAGGTACCTGGAGGAGGTGgccgttttccccccaggccgtgGATTCCGACCTTGCGCACTGTGCCACTACCACTATTTCCATCTGTGCTGCAGGGGAGGTCCTGAGGAATCCACCGGCCAGGCTGCAGAAGACGCCTAG